The nucleotide window tctgtatgtaactccgaaactacaaaaccaatttttatcaagttttgtaagcatctgtaattttgtctaacttggaagatatggtagtttttatctcaataggacccggtaggtggcgctgctatctgtatgtagctccgaaactactgaatcaatctttatcaaattttgtaagcatctgtaatttggtctaacttgggagATATGGTAGTTATCTCAAAtgaacccggtaggtggcgctgctatcggtatgtaagctatcaaatttggtagctgttttccgggcagcacaacgtctgccgggtccgctagtatatatcatcatcatcatcattacagcctatacagtccactgctggacataggcctccacaagtttacgccaaaaataacgtgaactcatgtgttttgcccatagtcaccacgctgggcaggcgggttggtgaccgcagtactatataatagctatatatataattattaaattataaatagtgtTTAAATACATATGAGATAggtataatagatatataatttagtaCTTCCCTTGGGTATCATAGCTTTAtgttctaaattaaatataataagtaaaaataatcacTTTATCTTTTCTAAATCTTTTGTGCTCATGATATTTAAAAGGTGATGTGTcgttttttcttacaaaaatttTTCCGTTACGGATCCAGACGTGTTGGAAGGCGGTAATGGCTAGCTAGCTCTTTAAACAAGTAAGATTGTTACatgtattatatacttttagtatgtaaattcattttaaactGATTTTTGATTGAGACATTTCATAAATATGTGACGTAAACTAGGTAGGAGGGGTCTCGTAAATGTGAACACATTGGACTTGGGCAACTCATGAGTGaatgatacaaatgaaacatatcttttcaaGTGAGCTAGTCTCTCATCGGCTCACTTgcgtttcaaatatatctccagcTCACTTGCTTTATGATTCATTTTCGAGATACTGACGTACTGAGCGAGAGTGAACGAGACTGAGCTAGTGAGCCACTCGATCGGACAATGGCGTTTATTGTGCGAAAGAGAGATAGTTAGCTATGGCCGTATCttttcgattcatatttcacaaggtcatagactcaaccctatggaaaaaatctcataaaacctGGACAAATCTTATAACTCGGTAtcagaatttggtctgcatttgtccatgttttatgaggaTCTTTCCATAGGGAATCGTCTTGCTTTGTACAAgcgaaaaagtatttattgttgACAACATTAGGTTGCATTTTggttgcattataaaattactttaccgAGCTAAATGAGTTGAAGAGCTAAATGAATGATATATGTCCTAagatcaaaatgatatatatctctATCTCTTTTCTTTTCAGCGATATAAACTAAGCAGGGCTAGACCACATGTAACAAGGAAGGGGAGAGGTCAAAAACTGTGAATATTGTGTAACGTAATTTATAGATGGCCCTTTAAACGCTTAATGTCTAGCtatattaaaaacgaaaaaaaaagtagttgaGAGAGGAAAGCATGTTAATTGTTGCTGAAATGAGTGCGGAAAAtcgatcctgttgcctgcagatctgAGACCCTCctattaaagcggctgaaggcccCTGCatgggtttggtcggtattgcacccccaagtgctgaagccgacatacggtctaggactacCAATACGTCCTACCCGgacgtcctggatatcacccgtaaatgtgttcccctgcgataccaaaaaaagagTGCgggaaataaaacaaatattgtagTTGATACTTggatttaatacataattatcttaCATTAACACTAAAATATAGAAATCTATTGCTATAATTGtgtcgtaataaaaaaaaaaccttataccAACGCAATACTGTGTCATATAGGTAATTACAGAAACAATGTTTTACTACAGCACTGATTATAAAGTAGTAAATAACAATCAGACATAAAGtacaaacacatttattcattattacttATGAATTGAAAAGTCATAAAAAACTCTTGTTAAcactatatttttaactttacaaacgtatttgtaattatgtatgtatgtatttttatgaagTTCTATTGAAATAggattttttttgattaaataagtgatctaatatattatatagtttggAATAGGCGTTCCAGCACCTTTATGGCTAGCTTGATACACAAGTAAGATTGTTACatgtattatatacttttaatatgtaaattcattttaaactgatttttgattgagacatttctttttttttttttttttatactgcacaatacacacacggtcgtctgttcctaaagtaagcaacttaatgcttgtgttataggtaacagccgactggtatatagctacattttttttttcgataaacatacttataaataatacatatataaatatataaataaatatttatattacacccagactcggggtgggaatcgaacccacaaccctcggagcagaaagcagggtcactacaaactgcgccaacgggctagtcaagtatTATTTCGTAAAGAATAAAGAGAATAAAAAAGAAGAATAGTATTAAAAGGttgtgcaatttaaaaaaagaaatcataattatcaatacaaatGACGTAAAGAAATAATTTGAGACCAATAAAACTTACTATCCTATTATTAACATAACTTTGTTACTTAGTATATAACACAGTTTTAGATCTAATTTTCAGAATCacacgttttattttatgtaaaacgaaaataaactcCATTTCGGATCacagaattttttttagtatattaacAAATTACACATTACAggtagatattatattattactaaaaatatttttttttcttataaatacaaattttgaagTTGAAAAATACTTCACGTAGTCGACACAATAAATAATcttcaaaattaaatgaaaacataCATATCGTAATATTTACTTGAATGTCAGCTGttaatgtgtttattattacttagtaaaaaaattaaagtgatcTTTTAAGGTTTTGTTAAAGATAAAAGGCACGGAAGtgacacaaaaattaaatattgtcttTTGTATAGGCGAAAGATGacatttttaatcatttataaaatacagatattactgcaaaatgtttttttttttttaattttaattgaccTAAACGTTAATccctgaaaaaaatatatctataactgaaatattatcatttatgcAACGAGATGAACTACGCAAATAGTGGAATGATTTTCAGTATCAAAATAGTTAACCACTGACTCGagttacagtttaaaaaaatacttgtgtCAAGATATTGAGAAAATTTACGGATATCTTATATAAATGCTATACACTTTTAAGACTAGGATCAACAAAAGGTGTTCACACAACTAACTGTGTTGGTCACTCGCAGCAGCTCTAAAACGAACTTGATAGGCGCTACGTCGGTTCTTCAGACGACATCAAAGCCTCTGATTGCTCGTCTAATTCTGATATATTTCTTATTGCCCtgtaatattcaaaatatttcataatcatCTACAtaaaagtgtgctttagaccacacgccTGAAGTAGGTacaacttctttagcaataggccatACACTCATTTTTTGATGTTTCAgataatctgttttttttttttttttttttttatatagcagtataatatttacgtatattACATAAGGAAATTCAGCCTGACGTTACCTATGAAGACCAGGAAGGTCGATCTCAAAGACTGTATTGtagcatacatatataaaaaaaactaatcaacGGCTGTTACACAAATTTAACCGACATATTGGCCGATAAccgatatatataaaaatttaaaaacctaTAATGATTGGAATAATACAGTTAGGTAAAGTCTGTAATGATAGACGATAATGAAATCTCTGAATTATACTCGTTTCCAAACAGTTAGGTAGCCTACACCGgtattactttttttagatGAGATagcaattataaatttttaacgaGTTATAAGTTAATCTTATCAAGTGGATGCATTTTGCGTTTTAGTTTCTAAGATCTGCGCCCAGAAACTAAATGTTTTAGAAAGGTAAATTAAtggtaaaaataactatttatatatgCCTATGTTTTATGCAAAGATTATCAAACTTTTCAAAAGTTACTAATGACTATGGAAAGTCGTACTCAATAGGTAGGTAGTTCGGTGTTTTAGTAGGCTGAAGTCCTAGAAGACAGGAAACATGACCATAGGGAACTCTATATCTATTACCTTAGCGGCTCGGTTTAGAAACAAAATAGTTGAAATATCGCATGGTTGACTTAAGACCCGACCTTAAAACCCGTTTTCTTCGATAATTGACTAAAAAATGGTAGATATATCATGACCACATTgagtaaaatacaataatttttacagttggatttttatttttgaaatgtagGCATTACTCGTTTAGGATAGGTTTAAAAATGAGATCCGTGTACTCAAACGAACCCATCGGTAGAACGTAAGCGCGCGGCGAGTGTGGCGAAGCAGCCACGCCGCAGGCTTAAGGTATGATTCGGATCTGGGCAGTCGCGACCCGGCAGCCGCGGCCCTGCAGCCGCGACCGCGGTCGCGACCCACCGCTTCGTAGGGAATTGTATGCAATAGTAACCAACGCAAGCGACCGCGCAGCGCGGCCGGGGGGCGTGGCCTACGCGCGGCCTTGGCAGCGCCGCCGAGCCGCTCCGGTGGCAGTTGGGTCGCGCTGCCCGTTCGCAGAGAATTTCTTTTCCTTTACATTTAAGTGCCGTTTTATCAGGATTTGATAGGTGCCTTCATCAATTCTAGACGTATATAATGAATCGATGTTATTCCTCTTTGATGATAGCAAGATCAACATTATTTCATCATCCTCTTCTTCGTCTTCTATCAGTCTCTTCACGAGTTCTCGCTTTCGTATATTTAAATAGTCAGACATagtgaatattttatacacGACTGGAATGCACAAGCGTTCACACTGAGTGCTGTTTGACTACTGCACGTGGCAGTCGCTGCCCGGGTCACGGACGTTGCTATCCGTAAGCTTCTAGCAGCGCTGCACAGCAGCGACAATGGGTCGCGGCAGCTGGTCGCCACTGCCGGGTCGCGGCTGCCCAGATCAGAATGCTGCCTTAATGTTGATCTTGCTATCATCAAAGAGGAATAACATCGATTCATTATATACGTCTAGAATTGATGAAGGCACCTATCAAATCCTGATAAAACGGCACTTAAATGTAAAGGAAAAGAAATTCAGGGGTTACTGTAGACTAAATAAAACTCAATTTCAATTTGTACTTAGTTTAATCAACAGTGATATTCAACCAATGAAAAAAGGATCAATAACAAGCGAGGAAAAATTATTTCTCACTTTAAGgtaaatatgaaaagttatTTAGCGGGAAACATGTGTTGGACATGTTTTCTGAAGTATTTGTTggaaaattaattgtatttggaATACTTAAGTCAGTAGGTTCACAGAGTGGACTGATGGGTGATGCGACGGAAGTTATCGGAGAATAAGGGTTTGATGaagaattttcatcaaaaggGGGACTGCTTGAGGAAGTACTAAGACCACTAACACTAGTATGTTCGTTTAGGCTCCTTAATTCATAGTCGGCTAAAATATTGAATACTTTAGTTTTCGCTTCTACTCTTAAAGCAGGAGTAAGTTTTTTTAGCATCGTCCCAACGTGCGAGCAAAACTATGTAATACCATCCACATCTTCCTTGTCCTGGGTTGACTGAGGTGTGAGGGCTTGTATTTGGGCACGCCTTTCAGCGTCCCTTTCTTTCCAGTAGTTGAGTAGAGCCACCTGCATggtattattttgattttgtttcttttttttcaatacgCTTCCTGTAGATCTCCCTGTTTTTTCGTTTCGTTTCTCATCATCAGCAGTTTCTTCAACGTCTACCTCTGTTGCACTCGATGGCGCATTCACCATTATTATTCCGCTTGTCCCTTCGCTATTCATTTCTATTTCGTTAGGTTCCACGTTAATGTCTTTCTCTTTATTCAAAAAGCTTTCATCATAATTTGATACTTCATTTTCGCTATCATTAGTATCATTAGTTCCCTCAATATTACATATAGTTTTTCTTTCAGTAGgaacattttctaaaaaaattagtCTTTCCATTAAAGGCCATTTTTTTGACTTGCTGCCGGCTGCTGATCCAGttggtaatttatttttgcgCTTAATTCTTTGATAGGAATCTCTGATGCATTTCCAGCGTTTTATGCAGTCATCACCTAAAACAGATTTAAAATTCATAGTATAAATATGTTGTAGTTACATATTAAGAAGTatactttaaaatacatattattgttagaattctgtacaaaatcaaaatatatttttcaatttcagaTTCCTCCTAGCAACTGGTGAAACATACGCATCTTTAGAATTCAATTATCGTATATCGGCAAGCTATATAAGCAGAATAGTCGCACAAGTTCTTGCAAGTTTGCGAAAAAATTTAGTACCAATTTTCCTGCCTGTGCCGGAAAATCATCTAAAACAAACTGCTGAACATTTCTGGAATAGGTGGAACTGTCCAAATTGTTTTGGAGCAATTGATGGCAAGCACGTACGTATTAAATGTCCGAAGAACAGTGGATCGatgttttttaactataaagaCTACTATTCTACTGTATTATTGGCTATTGTAGACACAAACTGCAAATTTATTGCTGTTGACGTGGGCTCATATGGAAAGGAAGGGGACAGTGGTATATTCAAAAAGTTAGCTATAGGCAAAAAAATTATGTCCGAACAATTTAATGTGCCTCAACCGGCAGCCTTACCAGGAACAGATATCTTAACCCCACAATATCTAGTTGGCGATGACGCGTTTGGATTAGACGTCTACATGATGAAACCCTATTACAGAACTCATATTAGAGGCGATCGTGGTAAAGCGATTTTCATCTATCGCATCTGCCGAGCAAGACGAGTCACAGAGAATTCTTTTGGACTTCTGAGTCAGGTTTTCCGAATATTATATTCATCTATAGCAATTAGACCAGAAATATGTGATGACTTAATTACTACACTATGTTGTCTCCATAATTTATTAAGGGATgcttatttagaaaaaaatggaATACCATATTACagttacgacaaaaaaaaaaaaaaaacaaaaccaacAGAGAACACGCTTCCACTGACACGTACGGGAGGATTTCGGAACATAGATGGATTTCGAATCAGAAATATCCTTAAAGATTACTTTCCCTCAGAAGCTGGAAAAGTCTCATGGCAAGAACAGTCGATAAACAGAATGAACTAGAGCAGGTAGGTATGAACACGACGCACAGCAAGCTTCATTTgtcatttaaatgtttatttgtaataactatgtaaaaataaaaaaaagttggtACTTACTTGTTTTATTGAGTTGACTACCAATATGCTCCCATATATTATCTCTAACAACATTATCCTTATAGCTTTTGAGTTGAGGAACGTAAAGCGGTGGGTTTTTAGCAACTAACTCAACTAAAAACTCGTCATTTTCATCGGTAAACGTCGCCATTTTGTCACCCTCTGCGAACGGGCAGCGCGACCCAACTGCCACCGGAGCGGCTCGGCGGCGCTGCCAAGGCCGCGCGTAGGCCACGCCTTGCGTTGGTTACTATTGCATACAATTCCCTACGAAGCGGTGGGTCGCGACCCCGGTCGCGGCTGCAGGGCCGCGGCTGCCGGGTCTCGACTGCCCAGATCCGAATCATACCTTTAGTGTGAGAAGAATgtctaccatttttttttaatatcaggGTAGGCTACTCACGCAAAGACAGCGCGGGCagctacaatttttttgtttttttttttttctattattatttaactaggtATATACTCACGCGAACCCGTCCGCAgggcgcaggcgcgcggcgagGCGGGCGAGGCAGCGCGGCGGCGCGGGCAGCGCGGCGGCGAGCCAGCCGGccgcggccagcagcgcggcggccgCGCGCCACGCGCTGCCCGCGCCGCGCCACGCCTCCGCGCACGCGCACAGCGGCAGCGTCAGCGCCAGCGACGCGCTCGCCGTCGACGACGACGTCAGGCAGCGCCCCCTGGATTTTTCCAGATCATTTTAGATAAAATGCGATTACAGTCGATGTTAAAGTGCTCcgactttatatttatatataaatatatatctttcttTATGCATTGGATTACCAAAGTAAGATACACCTGATTAAAGTACGTTTCACAAAAGagttcctttttatttttaatgttggtAGCACCGGTTGTCGTATTGTGTCAATGCTGTCAGTGTTCAGAGCTCTGGaggtttttaatttgttttagtgCGATTTACTTTTCAATCACGCCTAAGACATTAAGAAGCGGTGTAAGAGAATTGTACTCaaagttaaaaagttttgtGAACATGAAAAAGCTAATAaagctctctctctctctcctcTTATTTCATTGGAATATGTTCGACATCGGGTAGCGGCAATCACAGGTTAGTAAAATGGTGTTGCCATAGATGTTAGTCCCGATAATATCTTGTATTACAGTCACATAATAGttacatgtaaaaataattatttattctccatattacgtgacattggcgaaataatctgtgctcatttggcactattgaaagccattaaccctaaagaagaagaagaaaaataattatttaatacgtAATACTTAGTTTactaataagtattatttcaataGATTCCTTACATTGGAAATAATGTATTAGGTCTgaacgttattttattttatttttaggtatatCAGAAAAGACGGTAACCAAAATAAGTCACGAAGGTGCATTTGCAGCAGGAAATCACGCCCACACTAAAATCGAGTTAAATTGGATGACTTAGACCAATGTGTCGAAAAGAAGTTCCGACGAAAATccgaaattattaaataatttaaaggtcGATATCAATTTCAATGGAAGCCGCACAAGTCTATGGAGGATCATGCGATGCGAAAAATTTGAAACAGATGCGAGTGAATTGTAGTGGTGCTGATCCTTGACCTGTAATTTACTTGGACGAAACTTACATCCTTGCTTCGTACGGTGTGACCAAATGCTGGCAAAATGAATATGAAGGAGTTGTGTCTTCTGATGCAAAGGGAGCTCGCTGGAGAATACGAGCATGCTGGAGGAGAAAATGGTTTCGTGCCCAACGCAAGGTTTGATTTTTAAGTCACAAAGTCAGGTAATTATTATGATGACATGAACCAAACCAATTTTATGAAGTGGTTGAAAGACAAAGTTGTACCTAATCTTCATTCGCAAAGCAAAGTATTGAATAACGCGTCGTATCATAGCGTCAAAACTAACAAGTCACTAACAATGGCAAACAGTAAAGCGGAAATAAAACAGTGGATTAGCAGATTACTGGTACTAGCTTATTTGCCAAACATGCTTAAAGTCAAGCTTCATGAAATCATTAAAGAACATAAAGAAGAACCTATTTATGAAGCGGTTTCATACTTAACATTGCATGGCCACAAATCGTTAAGGTTACCGCTTTACCACTGCGATCTTAACCCAATCGAAATTATTTGGAGGGTCATGAAGAAACGGGTGGCCGAAAAAAAATGTGGGGGCAAgaatcaaaaaatattgttcaccTGACAGAAAAAGCTTTTGATAGCATCTCACCTGACATATAGAAGAGAGAATGTGATCACGTCAGAGGTATCGAAGAAAAATATTATGCCAATGACTTGGAATTGGATAAAGAAAtggataattttaaaagaatggaaaatttaattgaataaaaatttgtgttattaatgttttaattttttaaataaataagaacatTTTAGCGTAATTAAATATAGCAAACCAATTGATAtttggtgctgtgtggctacggcactaaagaatttagccaccccctctcttcccgtgggtgtcgtaagaggcgactatgggataacaaggttccacaaccaccttggtacttaagaagccgaccgatggcgggataaccatccaactgctggctttgaaatacacaggccgaagacgagcagcagcgtcttcggtgcgacaaagccagccctgcggtcacctacccgcctgcccagcgtggtgactatgggcaaaacacatcgTTCTTGGAGTGAACTTGGTTGAACCTATGGTTGAAAAACTGATCGGTCATAAGATTAAGTtgttaaatcatcatcatcattacagcctaaacagtccactgctggacataggcctccaaaagtttacgccaaaaatgacgtgaactcatgtgttttgcccatagtcaccacgctgggcaggcgggttggtgaccgcagtactggctttgtcgcaccgaagacgctgctgcccgtcttcggcctgtgtatttcaaagccagcagttggatggttatcccgccatcggtcggcttcttaagttccaaggtggtagcgtaactgtgttatcccttagtcgcctcttacgacacccacgggaagagagaagttgttaaatattgtttgtttttttatgttgagcgaaAAAAATATGCTTACAAACTATTACaaatgtcaatattttatagtagtgtttattgtaaaggttttatattatgaatatttctgaatatcaatttcaccctgaacgtttttaacgctatcccatttaatataaaataactttgccTTTTATAAAGATGCTcgattattgatatatttatttcctaattctgtacctctgctaattgttaacaaaaaaattcaatatattatcaggttttgaaataatttcaacaatatttgaatataaaatgaattttactctcatctatggcttattagtatagttgtgtcactttactatacttacaatattactctaattttctgtggtcggaagtacgccatatttgttcaCCATTTAGGAGACTTCTAAAAAAATGGACtatacaaatagacactacgacccaacgatagctattaaaactaattattttacaaaaaaaaaacaaacatttatagctgttaatgttaaatgagtTCGGTTTTACATACCTCATATTATAGTCGTGttactgatattacgtcacttccgttatatatttttcttacggttttagtctcacatttttttcagttcggtcgcccaatAAAAACTCTATCTCCTCCAAGCCTGCCgcaaggaacttcgttccaaaaatcaCATTTTACTGGATTTCAATGGAGTTATAACGAATCTTATGATACCTATCAGCTATTTTTGTTGTCTAAGATCAAGTAAAGAAATCGAAATATTAACAATGAGCTCACCAAAGCCACAAAGACTCCAACAGGAGTGGCCCCAGGGCGGCATCTAACAGTAGCCAGCTCCACAGCCTCGGAGGAGGCAGTTCTGCTCGCTCCACTCCACTGACGGCCAGGACACCGCCTATCGACCACGCCAAGCAACCGCAGGCACAGCCCACTACACCTGGAATTATTAGTTCTGTTGTATTTCATATTTCGATCAAGTAATAGAGTAAGATCCCAGGCCCCCAGACTGTTTTTATGTTCTGAATggcaaaatatatacaatagaataatagtattaatatgTACAGTGAACATATACATACCCACCGGCCgccaattttcaaaattatctgCTAAAAGTACGTAAACATAGTAACTAGTTATTTTCTAATGGCGGATTCTTACGTACgttgtaagaaatattttaaacagtataaaattattactgcCAAACACCTTCTGTCGGCAGTTATTATTACCAGACATTAAtttgactatattttaaaatcttacatattttcaatcaattaaatcgtagtaaattagaatTCATATCTGAATCGTGAACATATTTTACTggccaaatttaaagtatttgttTTCTTTGATAGATAGAATTATAAATGGATTCGAGCTTACCAactaataaaaacgaattaattcCATCTCCTTTCCTCAATTCTTGTCTAAATAGCATTAAGTGTAGAGAGTAACAAAAAGCAGAACCTATAGCAGCTAGAACACCAATCCAATTACTTTGATGGCTCTCAGATAGTCCTAatataacctaaaaaaaaagaattataaataatttagcgAACTGTTAAAACATCAATTagtatcttaatttattttaatacttacaagACCAGATGTAGTAAGCAGTATAGCCATACATTTAGAAAGAGAGAAGCGATCGGTTGGTACTTGAGCGAACATAGCTCCAAATGATAATGCGAATGCTGCAGTTGTCGATGTATATAGCGTCGCTGAACATGGCGATGAGTGAAGTAAACTAAGGCGGTACAAGTAATTTGCGATGAACCACTACAAAGAAAGAAATTAGTTAAATACCACTGTATTGACAGTAAATTTAGCGAGATATTTTACAGAAGATGTCTGTGAgttgacaatttatttttagcttCCTCATTTAATAGaatgttttcttatttaaaaagaatatccaaataatataattaaattgtattatacaaaACGGTTAACGAACTATCTTTAACTGCTGGCATCTTACTGTATTTAACTATAAAACGTATATGGTCAGATGGAGTGGAGATTGAACCTGCGTCagcaagcgcaacagccagtgctatgaccgctgcgctaacgagCCGTCTGAataagataatttatatttcagtaaACAAAGTCGAATGGTTATAATatttgcattcagcctgtaacatcccactgctaagcatatgcctctttctccatataggaggattggagcttaacccgccacgctgctccactgcgggttggtggatatgttccctaccatgagtaacgatcgctatgaggtattatgataacgaccgggaccgaaggCTTTAAGTGCTCTccaagacacggtggggagacccacaaggacagacatccaagccggaaagaaatatttgtacaaatacaaatattcatccctaGCGGGtttcgaacccgcaaaccgtcggtgtttttgACGACTACTTGCACTagtacaccagagcggttgttaataaTACTTACCGGTACACAAAAAACGAGAGCTAGTTTAAGATGTCGCCTCGTAGCGGCGGCCGCGGCGCGGCGCTGTGCGTACTCGGTCGCGCGAATGGACGCGGACCACGACAGGCGCGCCAGCAACGCCTCGCCCGCCATCGCCGCTGACATAACACGCACCTTTAATGAACGAATACGAAATTAAGGGCGTGCTAATAGAGCTTCCATCGAATAGTCCTCGATTTAAAA belongs to Melitaea cinxia chromosome 17, ilMelCinx1.1, whole genome shotgun sequence and includes:
- the LOC123661841 gene encoding solute carrier family 35 member F5 encodes the protein MLTLCHNYFGVTSNNKNNKDDDQTFSKRKFAFGLFILFLVSVLWVVSSELTKYIYIEKKLERPFLVTYVRSSLLFVYLVVLCFTPPTRDPCRPADYTQLLEPTAETDDETFYTESNNSLGDSTFVPVRAGEATDSDDAAPRAVRFNKVAEVRVMSAAMAGEALLARLSWSASIRATEYAQRRAAAAATRRHLKLALVFCVPWFIANYLYRLSLLHSSPCSATLYTSTTAAFALSFGAMFAQVPTDRFSLSKCMAILLTTSGLVILGLSESHQSNWIGVLAAIGSAFCYSLHLMLFRQELRKGDGINSFLLVGVVGCACGCLAWSIGGVLAVSGVERAELPPPRLWSWLLLDAALGPLLLESLWLWGRCLTSSSTASASLALTLPLCACAEAWRGAGSAWRAAAALLAAAGWLAAALPAPPRCLARLAARLRPADGFAAIRNISELDEQSEALMSSEEPT